In the genome of Cryptococcus neoformans var. neoformans B-3501A chromosome 5, whole genome shotgun sequence, the window TATCGTGAAGAAGTGTAAAATGAATGAATGTCAaatagaggaagaaatatAACGGTTATAATTAATTTTTAATTGCATCAACTTAAGGAATTAATTATTTATTGTTACCAAATGTTGCGGCGCCCGCCGAACCTTACCATATTTGGACCCTGAGAACCTGGTAATTCTGGTAACAACGTGCTGGGGTCCGGATGTGAGTGTAGTAGGGTGGTGCCGAGAAGGCGAGGAACCAAATGCGGTGGAGGCCGCTTCAACGTATCGCTCGATGACATGCGCACCTCTTTTGCTGATGAGGTGTCGTCGTCACTTTCGTTTGCTTGAATCCACATCTCCTCTGGCACTTTTCACATTCTCACCTTCTGCCCTTCAACTCGTGCGTTTTCTTGGGCATTCACCACCATGGCGCCAGCAACATCTCTGTCGGTGGATGACAAGACCAAAGTAAAAAAGGCTATCCCTACCTCAAGCTCGACGAACAAGATTATCACCGCTACTGTTGCCCGAATCTATCAAGCCAAGCCCGGTGCTAATTCGTGTGTATCCAGATTTGGGGGAACgtgatggatgagaagaatGCAGCTGATAATTGGGACTCTTCTGGATGTAGATGGTCGTACTCTGGTGTCGAAGGAGCACTTGTATTTTGTGTAGACAAGGCGAAAGGCGGTTTATGGTTTCGAGTTGTAACCCTGTCTGTAAGTGATTGCAGTCGCCAGCTTCTAACTGAATACTCTTCGGCTTACGAGTATACCCCTGTATAGTCTGGAAGAGGTGTTATCTGGGAGCATGAATTACCCATCGAAATAGAATACAATCAGGAGAAACCATTTTTCCACACCTGGCAGGGCGATGTAAGCTTATAAAGTTCCATCTCTGAACCTCAAGCCATAATACAGTTTATAATGACGAGGCATGGCTGTAGGAAATGCAATTTGCATTTGTTTTTGCTTCAGAGCATGAAGCGCACGATTTTTACAAAAAGGTCGCCAATAGGTCGAAATATGCTAGTAAGTTTTGCGAGAAATCGTCGGCGTGCTTCACTGTATTTGCTGTGTGCTGATAGGTCATCATTCTTTAGTGAAGgcgaaagagaagaaggagaagaaagaagaaaagtcTGCACCGACTAAAAAGCgaaaggggaagattgACAAATCTATGATATCTGGGCCGGTACGtttctttcccttgtcCCGTTCACTTCTTTCATGTTCTCCACCGGCTTTGTCTCGCTGATAAGAGCACCCTTCTGCTTCCAGTCTGTCGACTCATTTAGACACGTCGCTCATATGGGATTCGACTCTGAGAAAGGCTTCTCCTCCACTGGCGTTGACCCAAGCTGGCAAAAATTGCTTGAACAACTCACTCAAAAGGGCTTTTCAGAGAAGGAtatcaagaagaatgaaaagtTTATCAAGGACTTTGTTGATCAGTCAGGAGGGATCGAGAAAGCCACCGCCCCGCCACCCGCGGAAGCACCAAAGAAACCTTCACGACCCCCTGCACCACCGACGTCCAGACGGA includes:
- a CDS encoding hypothetical protein (HMMPfam hit to WH1, WH1 domain, score: 95.8, E(): 1.1e-25), yielding MAPATSLSVDDKTKVKKAIPTSSSTNKIITATVARIYQAKPGANSWSYSGVEGALVFCVDKAKGGLWFRVVTLSSGRGVIWEHELPIEIEYNQEKPFFHTWQGDEMQFAFVFASEHEAHDFYKKVANRSKYAMKAKEKKEKKEEKSAPTKKRKGKIDKSMISGPSVDSFRHVAHMGFDSEKGFSSTGVDPSWQKLLEQLTQKGFSEKDIKKNEKFIKDFVDQSGGIEKATAPPPAEAPKKPSRPPAPPTSRRKPAPPPPASRSARPSSVAQPSAPSVPPPPPPPPPPGRPAAPPSAPSAPPPPPPPPPPVRSDGTGVAPPPPPPPPPARPPGGAPPPPPPPPTSAPSAPPLPTASGGRSALLASIQGRGVHSLKKVDPSEQKVSALAGGDTAGTGTGTGAAAVGAGAGAVAGGGAAAAVAATTEDTPDLASSLAAALSKRKADIGSDEEDEDSDDEWD